CGGCGATGGTGCCCTCCGTGTCCCAGGCCTTGCGGGGGTCCACCTCGATGGAGACGCGGCCGTCCACGCCCTTCGTGGCCGCGGCCACGCCTGCGAAAACGTCGCAGCCGTTGGCGACATCCTCGGTGGTCATGTCAAACACGGCTTCCTCGGCCGGGACGCCCTTGGCCGAGAAGTCCTTCAGGGACGACCTGTACGCGTCGCTCTTGGTGATGGCGGCCTCGAAGATGCTGGGATTGGTGGTGACGCCGACGACGTTCTTCTCGTCGATGAGCGTCTGCAGGCTGCCGTCCGTCAGGCGGGTGCGGGTGAGGTCGTCGAGCCAGATGGACACGCCGGCGGCGGAGAGCTGTGCGGTGGGTGAGTTGGTAGTCATGTCTGCTTGCTTCTTTCCTTCAAAAATGATGGACAGGGGGAGTCGGCGGTCCGCCGGCGCTGCTTGCCTAGGCGCCGGCGGCGGCCAGCGACTCCTTGGCCGCGGCCGTGACGGCCTCGGCGGTGATGCCGAACTCCTGGAACAGGCGCTTGTAGTCGGCGGAGGCGCCAAAGTGCTCCAGCGAAATGGAGCGGCCGGCGTCGCCGACAAACTCGCGCCAGGTCAGGCCGACCCCGGCCTCGACGGAGACGCGGGCCCTGACGGCCGCGGGGAGCACGGATTCGCGGTAGTCGGCGGACTGGGCGTGGAACCACTCCACCGACGGCATGGAGACCACGCGGGCGGCGATGCCTTCAGCGGCGAGGGCCTCGCGGGCCTCGACGGCCAGCTGGACCTCGGATCCGGTGGCGATCAGCAGGGCGTCCGGGGTGACCACGGCGCCGTCGCGCACTGCCTCGGCCAGTACGTAGCCGCCCTTGGCCACACCAGCCGCGGAGCCGAACTCGGTGGCCGTCGCCGTGCCGGTGCCGCGGGCGTAGGTGGGGATGTTCTGACGGGTGAGCACAATGCCGGCCGGGTGGTCGGTGGTTTCGAGGATCTTCTTCCACGCGGCGGCAACCTCGTTCGCGTCGCCGGGACGGACCACGTCCAGACCGGGGATGGCGCGCAGGGAAGCGAGCTGCTCGACGGGCTGGTGGGTGGGGCCGTCCTCGCCCAGGCCGATCGAATCATGCGTCCAGACGTAGATGGACGGGACGCCCATGAGGGCGGAGAGGCGGATGGCGGGGCGCTGGTAGTCGCTGAAGATCAGGAACGTGCCGGCGAAGGCCCGGGTGGGCCCGCCCAGGTGGATGCCGTTCACGATCGCGGCGGCGGCGTGCTCGCGGATGCCGAAGTGCAGCACTCGCCCGTAGGGGCCGCCGGACCAGGTGTCTGTCTGCTTCGACGCGGGCACAAAGGAACCGGCACCCTCAATGGTCGTGTTGGTGGAGCCGGCGAGGTCGCAGGAGCCGCCCCAGAGTTCGGGCAGGACGCCGCCGATGCCGTTGAGGACCTTGCCGGACGCCGCACGGGTGGAGACGTCCTTGCCGGCCTCGAAGGAGGGAAGGTTGGCTTCCCAGCCGGCCGGCAGCTCCTTCGCCTCGATGCGTTCGAGCAGGGCGGCGTTCTCCGGGTTGGCGGCCTTCCAGGCATCGAAGCCGGCGTCCCATTCCTTGTGGGCGGCCGCGCCGCGGTCGGCGACCTTGCGTGCGTGGGCCAGGATGGCCGGATCGACGACGAAGTGCTTGTCCGGGTCGAAGCCGAGTTCCTTCTTCAGCGCGGCGACTTCGTCGGACCCGAGGGCCGAGCCGTGGATGCCGCCCGTGTTCTGCTTCTTGGGTGCCGGGTAGCCGATGATGGTGCGCAGCAGGATGATGGACGGCTTGGACGTTTCAGCCTTGGCTGCTTCCAGCGCCGCGTTCAGCCCGGCGACGTCCTCGACGTATTCGCCGGTCTTGGTCCAGTCCACGCGCTGCACGTGCCAGCCGTAGGCCTCGTAGCGCTTGAGCACGTCTTCGGAGTAGGCGATGTTCGTGTCGTCTTCAATGGAGATGTGGTTGGAGTCGTAGATGACCACCATGTTGCCGAGCTCCTGGTGGCCGGCCAGCGAGGAGGCCTCGCTGGTCACGCCTTCCTGGAGGTCGCCGTCGGACGCGATGACCCACACGGTGTGGTCGAACGGGCTGGTGCCGGGGGCGGCTTCGGGGTCCATGAGCCCGCGCATGCGGCGCTGGGAGTAGGCGAAGCCGACGGCGGAGGCAAGGCCCTGTCCGAGGGGGCCGGTCGTGATCTCCACGCCCTTGGTGTGCTTGTATTCGGGGTGTCCCGGCGTCAGGGAACCCCAGGTGCGCAGGGCTTCCAGGTCCTTCAGTTCCAGGCCGTAGCCGGAGAGGAAGAGCTGGATGTACAGCGTCAGGGAGGTGTGGCCGGGGGAGAGGATGAAGCGGTCGCGGCCCATCCAGTCCGGGTTCTTCGGGTCCAGGCGCATGACCTTCTGAAACAGGAGGTAGGCGGCGGGGGCGAGGGACATGGCGGTTCCGGGGTGTCCGTTGCCCACCTTCTCAACGGCGTCCGCGGCCAGGACGCGGACGGTGTCCACGGCCTTCTTGTCTTCGTCGGTCCACGTAAATGGTGCTGGTTCAGGATGTGACACTGACAGGTCCCTCTCGTTGGATGCGTGCATGAAACAAGTGTGGGGCACACAGATGGCCTGCGGGCGTGAACTCGCCCGCCATCGGCTGCCGCGCACTGTCCAGCATTGAAACTTCGTTGTTGTTCTTCAGCTTAGTGCCCCGGGTGCCGCCGATGGCCAACCCGCGGCGGCGGCCGTCATTCACAAACCCGCGTGCGGAATGGCATTTGATCTAGTTTGCGCCAACTTGGCGTTAAGGCTTGACTTATGCGCGGTCATGCCTTTTCCCGCCCGGCCAGCTATGATATTGAGAGGTTTGGCCCGTGTGCCGGGCGCCCGGTTGCCGCCGGCGGCGCCGGCCCAAGGACGGCGCCGGGCCGATGACAATGAACGTGAACGACCGATGAGAACATGGTGACATTACACGTGAGTGCAACGCATGCCCCGATCGCTGGAACCCCACCGGAAGCCCCCGGGGCACGGGTGGGATTTTCCGCTAAAGCCAAGGGGTATCTGGCCCTGACGAAGCCGCGGGTGGTCGAGCTGCTGCTGGTCACCACGCTGCCCACCATGTTCTTCGCCCAGGGTTATTCGGGCCGCGGCGGCGTCCCGGGCCTGTGGCTCATGGTTGCGACGATGGTGGGGGGCGCCCTGGCCGCCGGCGCCTCCGGCGCGTTCAACTGCTACATTGACCGCGACATCGACAAGGTCATGCACCGCACGTCCAAGCGGCCGCTCGTGACCGGCGTCATCACCCCGCGTGAGGCACTGGTCTTTTCCTGGGTCCTCACCGTCCTTGCGGTGGCCCTGCTCTGGAGCATCAACCCGCTGACCGGCCTGCTGGGCATCGGCGCCATCTTCCTTTATGTGGTGGTCTACTCGCTGATCCTCAAGCGCCGCACCACGCAAAACATTGTCTGGGGCGGCGCCGCCGGCTGCATGCCGGTGCTCATCGCGTGGTCCGCCGTCACCAACAGCGTCCAGTGGCCTGCCGTGATCCTGTTCATGATCATCTTCCTGTGGACGCCGCCGCACTACTGGCCGCTGTCCATGCGCTACAGCGACGACTACAACGCCGTCAACGTCCCCATGCTCGGGGCGGTGGCGGGCACACGCACCGTGGCAGTGCAGGTGGTCCTGTACACGTGGGCCATGGTCGCGTGCTCGCTGCTCCTGATTCCGCTGGGGGGCGCCGGCATTGTGTACACCGTGGTGACGGTCGCTGCCGGGGCCTGGTTCCTGTACGAGGCCCACATGCTCTACAGCAACTCCAAGAAGGACCTGGTCACCAAGAAGAACGCCATGAAGGTTTTCCACGTCTCCATCACCTACCTGACGCTGGTGTTCCTCTCCCTGGCGGTCGACCCCTTCGTCGGGCCGGCCTTGATGCGCTGACCCTTCCCTGACGTTCGACGGCGGCACCCACCCGAACCCGGACCGCCGACTGTACGGTTCCGGCGACCTGGCGACCCGCCAGGCCACCCCATCTGTACAACGGGCGGGGGCCCGGACCCGCCAACCCGCCGGGACTGTACCGTGGATGGTCCCCACGCACGGGATGGTCCCCGCGCGCGACGGCGGCCGGCCACCTTTCGCGTGGAAGGGGGCCGGCCGCCGTCGTGCGCGGGAGGCGCGGTGAAGGTTCCGCCCGGCGGAACGGGCAGCTACGCGGTGCGGACGCTGTCCCTGCCGCGGCGCAGGGCCAGGTCCACCATGTTTGTCCCGGTGGCCAGCAGCAGGGAGGAGCCCACCATGTGCAGTGCGACCAGGAATGCCGGCACTCCGGTGAAGTACTGCCAGTAGCCGATCGCGCCCTGGTACACAACCGTGACGATCAGCAGCAGGGCCGCGTTGCGGAGGATGTCGTCCCTGCCGCGGGCCCACAGCAGGACCACCAGCAGCACCGACACGGCCACCAGGATATAGACCGGCAGCACGTGGATGCGGGTGACGAGGTAGCCGTCGAGGTTGGTGCGCGGGGATGAGGCATCGCCTGAGTGCGGGCCGGTTCCCGTGACCAGGGTCCCCAGGATGACGGCAAGATAGGTGCACACGGCGGCCACCACGCTTAGCTGGCGGATGGTCTTGCGGGGCCGGAGAACACCAGATGGCGCGGTCGTGCCCGCGCGGCCGTAGGCCCGGTTGACCAGCAGCATGGAGAAGACCACCAGCGCCGCCGAGACCAGGAAGTGCAGGCTCACCACGTAGGGGTTCAGGCCCGTCAGCACCGTGATGCCGCCAATGACGGCCTGGACCGGGATGCTGGCCAGCAGCGAAAACGTGAGCCAGAACAGGTCCTTGCGTTCCTTGCGGAGGTTCCACAGCACCACCAGCAGCGCCAGGGCCACGGCTGCCAGGGCAAAGGTCAGCGTCCGGTTGGTGAACTCAATGACGCCGTGGATGCCCATGGCCGGCGTGTTGGTCAGCGACCCCGCCGTGCAGTCGGGCCACGTGGGACAGCCCAGCCCGGAGCCGGTCAGGCGCACCACGCCGCCGGAGACAATCAGCACTCCCTGCCCGATCAGCAGCCCCACGGAGAGGCGGCGGATCACGGGCGTCACGGTGGTGGGCAGCTTGTCCGTGAAGGATCGTAGTGTGTTGCTTTGACTCACTTCATTCACATCTTTCAGTTCCATTTGAACCACTTGATCGCCGCGATGGAACCGGCAACGGCCCAGGCAAGCAGGATGACAATTGCAAAAACATCAACGCGGCCCTGGAGCAGCGCGGCCCGCATGAGGGTCCCCAGCGCGCCGGACGGCAGCCAGGCCACGATCCCGGCCATGGTGGCCGAGAACTTGGCGGCCGGCAGGACAATCCCGCCCAGGGCAGCCAGCAGGATCCAGCCAAGGTTGGTGATGGCCAGGGTGGCCTCCGGCCGGACGGTCCCTGCGATCAACAGGCCCAGCGCGGTAAACGTGGCCGCGCCCAGCACCAGCAGCGGGATCCCCAGCGCAACGCCGGCGGCCGACGGACGCCATCCCAGGAAGGCGGCCACCGTGGAGATGATGACGACCTGGATGGCCAGCGCCACAAGCACGGCGATGACCTTGCCCGCAATGAGCCCGGCCTTGCCCAGCGGTGTGGTGGAGAGGAAGCGGAGCACGCCGTAGCGCCGGTCAAAGCCCGTCGCAATGCCCTGCCCGGTGAAGGCGGTGGACAGGGCGCACAGCGCCAGGATGCCCGGCGTGGCAATGTTGATCCGGGAATTGCCCATGCCGTCCAGGATGGGCGTCACGGCGAGGGCGATCAGGCCCAGCAGGGGCATGACGATCATCAGCACCAGCTGCTCGCCGTTGCGGAGCATGGCGGCGGCCTCGTAGCGGCCCTGGCTGATGACCCGGCGCGGGAGGGAGGCCGGCAGGCCGGCGGCGGCGTCGTGGAACAAGGTGCTCATCGGGTCTCCGTCTTCACTGCCTGGGGTTCCTCGGACGCGGCAATCGCCAGGAACACGTCTTCCAGCGACTGGGACGCCAGGTGGACCGAGGTCGGCATGACGCCCTGCCCGGCGCACCACCGGCCGAAGCGGCCCAGGTCCGCCGGTTCCAGCGCACCGCCCAGCCGGTAGCTGCCCGGCCGGGTTTCCTCGCAGCGCACGCCGTCGTGGACCAGGGCCGCCGTGTCCAGGCCCGGCGCCGCCTCGAAGGTCATGACACGCTGGGACTGCGACGCCGTCGACTGGCTCAGCAGGTCCGGCACGGTGCCCTCGGTGACCGATTCGCCGTGGTTGACAATGTAGACGTAGTCCGCCAGCCTCTGCGCGTCGTCGAGCAGGTGTGTGGTGAGCACGATGGCCTTGCCGGCGTCGCGCAGTTCGCGGATCAGCTCAAAGACCATGAGGCGCGACTGTGGGTCCAGCCCGGCGCTGGGCTCGTCCAGGAACAGGATCTCGGGATTGCCCAGCAGGCTTGCGGCCAGGGCCACGCGCTGCTTTTGCCCGCCGGAGAGCCGGCGGATGGTGGTTCCGGAGAACTCGCCGATGCCCAGCCGGTCCACGAGCGCGTCAACGCTGAGCGGGTTGCTGTAGAGGCTTGCCACGTGGCGAAGCAGTGTCACGGGCCGCGCCGCGGGGGGAAGTCCGCCGTCCTGAAGCATCACGCCGACCCGGGCGCGGAGGGACGCGTCGGCATCATCCGGATCCCGGCCCAGCAGTGAAATGCTGCCCCCGGTGCGGTTCTGCAGGCCCTGGGCGCATTCGATGGTGGTCGTCTTGCCGGCGCCGTTGGCGCCCAGCAGGGCCGTCACCTCGCCAAACCGGGCCTGAAGGCTAATATTGGATATGATCCTCTTCATCCGCCCGTCAAGGGCGGCGATGGGACCAACGTCCTTGACAAGCCCGGAGATGACCAGGGCGGCGTCGGGAGCGGGAGGGGAAGTCAGCGTCACGGGCCTATTCTACGTGATGTAGTACCCCACCGGTGAAGTGTCCGACGGCGGCCCCCGCGCGCCGGGTGCCCGGGTAGGGTCACCTTACTGGCATGCGTGCGCCAATTACGACATAATAGTGTTGTTTATTGTTGTGTCCCCAATCCAAGTGGCGGAGGTGCCAGGAATGACGGAAGTGCTAGCAGGGCAGGCTCTCGTCCTCGAGCCGGACGAGAGAACCCGCGACCGCGTCCTGACTGCCGTGCTGGAGCACGGCCCGGTCAGCGCCGCGCAGCTGGGCAAGCTGCTGGGCCTTACGCCCGCCGCCGTCCGCCGCCACCTGGACACGCTGTCCCGGCACGGCGTGATTGAAGTCAAGCTCATCAGCAATGCCAAGAGCGGGGCCGGGCGGCCCGCCCGCCGCTACGTCGTCTCCCGGCAGGGCCAGACGGAAATCGGCGACGACTATCTGGAAATCGCCAAGCTGGCCTTGACCGAACTCTCGGCAATCCGCGGCGACCAGGGTGTCATTGACTTCGCCGAACGCCGCTTCGCCGCCATGGAGGCCAGCTACCGGCCGCTGGTCGACGCCGCCGGCAGCGACGTCGCCGCACGGTCCAAGGCACTTGCCGCTGCCCTGAACGCGGACCGGTTCGTTGCCACGTCAAATTCCCTGAACCCGCACTCGGCCATGGCTGCCGAACAGCTCTGCCAGGGCCACTGCCCGATCCAGGAACTGGCCACCACCTTCCCCGAATTCTGCGACGCCGAGACGGAAGTGTTTTCCCGCCTCCTTGGCGTCGACGTGCGCCGGCTCTCCACGATGGCCAGTGGCGGGCACGTGTGCACCACCCATGTACCAACGGGCCGTGCCGTGGTCCGCAAGCGCGACACTGCGCCTGCGGACGCGTCAGGACCGTCGCCAATTATTTCCAACCATCAGCAAGAAAGGCCGTGATGACGGATCAACTAGCGCAGGATGTCCGCGTGGATGGTGCGGTGGAAGACTCCACCAACCACGATATCCTCCAAAGAAACCCGGAGCTGGAGGGCTTGGGCACTTATGCCTTTGGCTGGTCGGACAAAAACACCGCCAGCGACAACGCCCGCCGCGGCCTGAGCGAGGAAGTCGTCCGCGACATCTCGGCGAAAAAGGGCGAGCCGGAGTGGATGCTGGACATGCGCCTGAAGGGCCTGAAGTACTTTGACCGCAAGCCCATGCCCACCTGGGGTGCAGACCTCTCCGGCATCGACTTCGACAACATCAAGTACTTTGTCCGTTCCACCGAAAAGCAGGCCCAGACCTGGGAAGACCTGCCCGAGGACATCCGCAACACGTACGAGCGCATCGGCATCCCCGAGGCGGAGCGCAACCGCCTCGTGGGCGGTGTCACGGCGCAGTACGAGTCCGAGGTGGTCTACCACCAGATCCGCGAGGACCTCGAAGCCCAGGGCGTCATCTTCACCGACACCGACACCGGACTGCGCGAGTACCCGGAAATCTTCCAGGAATACTTCGGCACCATGATCCCGGTGGGCGACAACAAGTTTGCCTCACTGAACACGGCCGTCTGGTCCGGCGGGTCCTTCGTCTATGTTCCCCCGGGCGTCCATGTGGAAATTCCGCTGCAGGCCTACTTCCGCATCAACACCGAGAACATGGGCCAGTTCGAGCGCACGCTGATCATCGCCGACGAGGGCAGCTACGTCCACTACATCGAGGGCTGCACGGCCCCGATCTACACCTCTGACTCGCTGCACTCGGCAGTCGTTGAAATCGTGGTGAAGAAGAACGCCCGCGTCCGGTACACGACCATCCAGAACTGGTCCAACAACGTGTACAACCTGGTGACCAAGCGCGCCATCGCACACGAAGGCGCCACCATGGAATGGGTCGACGGCAACATCGGCTCCAAGGTGACCATGAAGTACCCGGCCGTCTACCTGGTCGGCGAGCACGCCAAGGGCGAGACCCTGTCCGTGGCATTTGCCGGCGAGGGCCAGCACCAGGACACCGGCTCGAAGATGGTGCACATTGCGCCGAACACGCAGTCGTCCATCATCTCCAAGTCCGTGGCACGCGGCGGCGGCCGCTCGGCCTACCGCGGCCTGGTCCAGATCCGCGAGGGCGCCAACCACTCGGCCAACACGGTCCGTTGCGACGCGCTGCTCGTGGACAACATTTCCCGCTCCGACACGTACCCGTACGTGGACGTGCGCGAGGACGACGTCTCCATGGGCCACGAGGCCACCGTGTCCAAGGTCAGCGAGGAGCAGCTGTTCTACCTGCAGTCCCGCGGCATGCCCGAGGACGAGGCCATGGCCATGATCGTGCGCGGCTTCATCGAGCCGATTGCCAAGGAACTGCCCATGGAATACGCGCTGGAACTGAACCGCCTGATCGAACTGCAGATGGAAGGGGCCGTCGGCTAAATGACCGAGCTCACCGAAGAAAAAGTTATTGACACCACTGTCCCTGAAGGGCACGACGGCAAGGTTTGGTCGCAGGGCTTCATCAAGGGCATGACCGAGGAAGGCGAGAAGCTTTCCGACCTCAACCCCGAATCCGGTCCCCTCGGCGGCAGCGCCGTCAAGGCGCACAGCCATGGCGACAGCCACGGCGGCGGCGTCGGCGTGCCGGACAGTTCGCGCGCCGGCCGCCTGACGTCCTACAGGCTGGCCGACTTCCCGCTGATCACCGGCCGGGAAGAGGATTGGCGTTTCACCCCGCTCAAGCGGCTGCGCGGCCTGGACCGCGTGGGCGTCAAGGGCCAGGAGCTCAACGGCGACGCGCCTGCCGTCGAGGTGTCCAAACCCGACGCCGTCACGGTTGAGACCGTGGGGCGCGGCGACACCCGCATCGGCTCCGCCGGCATCCCCGAGGACCGCGTGGCAGCCGCCGCGTGGGAGCACTTCACCGTGGCCACGGTTGTCACCCTGCCCGCCGAATACCAGGGCACGGCCGCGGACGTCACCACGTTGACCCTGACGGGCGCCGGGCTCACCCCCGCCGCCTCACACATTGTGGTGCACGCCAAGAAGTTCGCCACCGGCGTCGTGGTCCTGGACCACCGCGGCTCGGCCGTGCTGAGCGAAAACGTGGAAGTCCTGGTCGAGGACGGCGCCAACCTGACGGTTGTCAGCATCCAGGACTGGAATGACGACGCAGTCCACGCCAGCGCCCAGCACCTCTCGGTGGGCCGGGACGCGAAGGTCAAGCACGTCGTCGTCAACCTGGGCGGCAACCTGCTGCGCACCACGCCGTCGGCCCGCTACACGGGCACGGGCGGCGAGGTTGAAATGTACGGCCTGTACTTTGCCGACGCCGGCCAGCACCTGGAACAGCGCCTGTTCGTGGACCACTCCACGAAGAAGTGCAAGTCCCGCGTCACGTACAAGGGTGCCCTGCAGGGCGACGGCGCGCACGCCGTGTGGATCGGCGACGTGCTGATCCGCAAGGAGGCCGAGGGGACCGACACGTACGAGATGAACCGCAACCTGATCCTGACCCAGGGTGCCCGCGCCGATTCGGTGCCGAACCTGGAAATTGAGACCGGGCTCATCGAGGGTGCCGGCCACGCCAGCGCCACCGGCCGCTTTGACGACGAGCAGTTGTTCTACCTGCAGGCCCGCGGCATCCCGGAAGACGTTGCCCGCCGCCTGGTGGTGCGCGGCTTCCTCAACGAGGTCATACAGCACATCAAGGTTCCCGCACTGGAAGAGCGCATGCGCGACGCCGTGGAACGTGAATTGGCGGCAGGCGCACTGTAATGACCGAGCCATCCACCACGACGCCCACCGGCGTGGTTGTCTGCCAGGACAGCGACGTCGAGGTGAAGTCCGCCCTGCTCGTGGAAATTGGCGATTACCCCATCGCCATTGTCCGCGACTCCTACGGCGAGCTGCACGCCATTGGCGACACCTGCTCACACGCGGAAATCTCGCTCAGTGAGGGCGACGTGGAAGGCTGCACCATCGAATGCTGGGCACACGGCAGCTCGTTCGACCTCAAGACAGGCGAACCCCTGACCCTCCCCGCTTTCGAGCCGGTGCCCGTCTTTGCCCTGTCAGTCCACGGCGGCGACGTCTACGTGGACGTCACCAACATCATCAACGGCGTCAGCACGCAGTAGCGTCCCGCGCACCAGCACACCAAAAATTCTTAGGAGAAACAAAGAGCATGTCGACTCTGGAAATCAAGGACCTGCACGTCAGCATCGCCACCGAGCAGGGCGTCAAGCCGATCCTCAAGGGCGTCAGCCTGACCATCAAGACCGGTGAAACCCACGCGATCATGGGGCCCAACGGCTCCGGCAAGTCCACGCTGGCCTCCACCATCGCCGGCCACCCCCGCTACACGGTGGACGGCGGCTCCATCACGCTCGACGGCGAGGACGTCCTCGCGATGACAGTGGACCAGCGCGCCCGCGCCGGACTGTTCCTGGCCATGCAGTACCCCGTGGAAATTCCGGGCGTCACCATGACCAACTTCCTGCGCACCGCCAAGACCGCGATCGACGGCGAAGCCCCCAAGCTGCGCACCTGGACCAAGGACGTCAAGGCTGCCATGGCCCAGCTGCGCATCGAGCCCGAATTCGCCGAGCGCAACGTCAACGAAGGCTTCTCCGGAGGCGAGAAGAAGCGCCACGAGATCCTCCAGCTGGAACTGCTCAAGCCCAAGATCGCCATCCTGGACGAGACCGATTCCGGCCTGGACGTCGACGCGCTGAAGGTTGTCTCCGAAGGCGTCAACCGCGCCATCGAGGGCGGCGGGCTGGGCACCATGCTCATCACCCACTACACGCGCATCCTGCGCTATATCAAGCCCGACTTTGTGCACGTCTTCGTGGACGGCAACATCGCCGAGCAGGGCGGCCCCGAGCTGGCGGACCGCCTGGAAGAAGAAGGCTACGACCGCTACCTGGCCGAGGCCACGGCCACGGCCTAACAGCCACTTCCCAAGCGAAAGCGAAGACACAAATCATGACTGAGATCAGCGAATCAAGTGCCGCGGCACCCAGCGCGCAGGCCGACCTCGAAGACGTCGAGGAGGCCCTCAAGGACGTCATCGACCCCGAACTCGGTGTCAACGTGGTGGACCTGGGCCTGCTTTACGGGCTGCGTTACGGCGACGACGGCGCCCTGCTGCTGGACATGACGCTCACCACGGCGGCCTGCCCGCTTCAGGACGTCATCGAGGAACAGGTGGAAAACTGCCTCTCGCCCCTCGTGGACGAATGGCGGATCAACTGGGTGTGGATGCCGCCGTGGGGTCCGGAGCGGATCACCGACGACGGCCGCGACCAGATGCGCGCCCTCGGCTTCAACATCTAGCACCACGGCAACTGGCCCGCAGCAGATGTCGAAAAATCGCGTTTCCGCGCCGTTTTTCGACATCTGCTGCGGGCCAGTTTAAGATGGGGCCAATGCCCTTCATTGACCAGCTGCAGCACTGGGCCCGCGCGGATCCGCACCGGGCCGCCGTCGTGGTCGGCACGCAGCGGCTCAGTTTCGCCCAGCTCGTGGAATCCGCCACGGCCTTTCCGGCCCCGCAGTCAGGTGGCGGCGCGGCCTTGGCCGTCATTGACGAGCCGGACGGCACCGCGCTGGCTGCACGCTTTGTGGGTGCCGTGGCCGGCCACGGCGTGGCGGCCGTGCTGGACTCAAGCTGGCCGCGGGGACTGAAGGCGGCCATCACGGACCGGGCGCGGGCATGGGCCGCGGGCGAGCCCGCACCTCCGGCCACGCAACCGGGCTTCGGCGACGGCACGCCGCGCTCAACGTTCCTGCTGGGCCTTTCCTCCGGGACGAGCGGTGTGCCCAAGGCCTTTACGCGGTCGCGCCAGTCGTGGCGGGCCTCCTTCGTTGCGAGTGCCCCCTACTTCGGCGTCACCGCGGAGGACGTCACGCTGGCCCCGGGCCCCATGGCTGCGAGCATGAACCTCTATGCCCTGGGCGAGGCCCTGTTCACGGGCTCCACCTTTGTGGCCCTCCCGGAGTTCAGCGCCGATGTGGCCCTTCGCTCCGTCACGCACGACGGCGCCACCCGCCTGGTGCTGGTCCCCACCGTTTTGGCCCTGCTGGCCCGGCGCGGACTCGAGACGGGCCAGGGGCCGG
This genomic stretch from Arthrobacter dokdonellae harbors:
- a CDS encoding heme o synthase, which gives rise to MTLHVSATHAPIAGTPPEAPGARVGFSAKAKGYLALTKPRVVELLLVTTLPTMFFAQGYSGRGGVPGLWLMVATMVGGALAAGASGAFNCYIDRDIDKVMHRTSKRPLVTGVITPREALVFSWVLTVLAVALLWSINPLTGLLGIGAIFLYVVVYSLILKRRTTQNIVWGGAAGCMPVLIAWSAVTNSVQWPAVILFMIIFLWTPPHYWPLSMRYSDDYNAVNVPMLGAVAGTRTVAVQVVLYTWAMVACSLLLIPLGGAGIVYTVVTVAAGAWFLYEAHMLYSNSKKDLVTKKNAMKVFHVSITYLTLVFLSLAVDPFVGPALMR
- a CDS encoding ABC transporter permease; the encoded protein is MSTLFHDAAAGLPASLPRRVISQGRYEAAAMLRNGEQLVLMIVMPLLGLIALAVTPILDGMGNSRINIATPGILALCALSTAFTGQGIATGFDRRYGVLRFLSTTPLGKAGLIAGKVIAVLVALAIQVVIISTVAAFLGWRPSAAGVALGIPLLVLGAATFTALGLLIAGTVRPEATLAITNLGWILLAALGGIVLPAAKFSATMAGIVAWLPSGALGTLMRAALLQGRVDVFAIVILLAWAVAGSIAAIKWFKWN
- the sufB gene encoding Fe-S cluster assembly protein SufB; protein product: MTDQLAQDVRVDGAVEDSTNHDILQRNPELEGLGTYAFGWSDKNTASDNARRGLSEEVVRDISAKKGEPEWMLDMRLKGLKYFDRKPMPTWGADLSGIDFDNIKYFVRSTEKQAQTWEDLPEDIRNTYERIGIPEAERNRLVGGVTAQYESEVVYHQIREDLEAQGVIFTDTDTGLREYPEIFQEYFGTMIPVGDNKFASLNTAVWSGGSFVYVPPGVHVEIPLQAYFRINTENMGQFERTLIIADEGSYVHYIEGCTAPIYTSDSLHSAVVEIVVKKNARVRYTTIQNWSNNVYNLVTKRAIAHEGATMEWVDGNIGSKVTMKYPAVYLVGEHAKGETLSVAFAGEGQHQDTGSKMVHIAPNTQSSIISKSVARGGGRSAYRGLVQIREGANHSANTVRCDALLVDNISRSDTYPYVDVREDDVSMGHEATVSKVSEEQLFYLQSRGMPEDEAMAMIVRGFIEPIAKELPMEYALELNRLIELQMEGAVG
- the tkt gene encoding transketolase produces the protein MHASNERDLSVSHPEPAPFTWTDEDKKAVDTVRVLAADAVEKVGNGHPGTAMSLAPAAYLLFQKVMRLDPKNPDWMGRDRFILSPGHTSLTLYIQLFLSGYGLELKDLEALRTWGSLTPGHPEYKHTKGVEITTGPLGQGLASAVGFAYSQRRMRGLMDPEAAPGTSPFDHTVWVIASDGDLQEGVTSEASSLAGHQELGNMVVIYDSNHISIEDDTNIAYSEDVLKRYEAYGWHVQRVDWTKTGEYVEDVAGLNAALEAAKAETSKPSIILLRTIIGYPAPKKQNTGGIHGSALGSDEVAALKKELGFDPDKHFVVDPAILAHARKVADRGAAAHKEWDAGFDAWKAANPENAALLERIEAKELPAGWEANLPSFEAGKDVSTRAASGKVLNGIGGVLPELWGGSCDLAGSTNTTIEGAGSFVPASKQTDTWSGGPYGRVLHFGIREHAAAAIVNGIHLGGPTRAFAGTFLIFSDYQRPAIRLSALMGVPSIYVWTHDSIGLGEDGPTHQPVEQLASLRAIPGLDVVRPGDANEVAAAWKKILETTDHPAGIVLTRQNIPTYARGTGTATATEFGSAAGVAKGGYVLAEAVRDGAVVTPDALLIATGSEVQLAVEAREALAAEGIAARVVSMPSVEWFHAQSADYRESVLPAAVRARVSVEAGVGLTWREFVGDAGRSISLEHFGASADYKRLFQEFGITAEAVTAAAKESLAAAGA
- a CDS encoding helix-turn-helix transcriptional regulator, which codes for MTEVLAGQALVLEPDERTRDRVLTAVLEHGPVSAAQLGKLLGLTPAAVRRHLDTLSRHGVIEVKLISNAKSGAGRPARRYVVSRQGQTEIGDDYLEIAKLALTELSAIRGDQGVIDFAERRFAAMEASYRPLVDAAGSDVAARSKALAAALNADRFVATSNSLNPHSAMAAEQLCQGHCPIQELATTFPEFCDAETEVFSRLLGVDVRRLSTMASGGHVCTTHVPTGRAVVRKRDTAPADASGPSPIISNHQQERP
- a CDS encoding ABC transporter ATP-binding protein translates to MTSPPAPDAALVISGLVKDVGPIAALDGRMKRIISNISLQARFGEVTALLGANGAGKTTTIECAQGLQNRTGGSISLLGRDPDDADASLRARVGVMLQDGGLPPAARPVTLLRHVASLYSNPLSVDALVDRLGIGEFSGTTIRRLSGGQKQRVALAASLLGNPEILFLDEPSAGLDPQSRLMVFELIRELRDAGKAIVLTTHLLDDAQRLADYVYIVNHGESVTEGTVPDLLSQSTASQSQRVMTFEAAPGLDTAALVHDGVRCEETRPGSYRLGGALEPADLGRFGRWCAGQGVMPTSVHLASQSLEDVFLAIAASEEPQAVKTETR
- a CDS encoding COX15/CtaA family protein, whose amino-acid sequence is MSQSNTLRSFTDKLPTTVTPVIRRLSVGLLIGQGVLIVSGGVVRLTGSGLGCPTWPDCTAGSLTNTPAMGIHGVIEFTNRTLTFALAAVALALLVVLWNLRKERKDLFWLTFSLLASIPVQAVIGGITVLTGLNPYVVSLHFLVSAALVVFSMLLVNRAYGRAGTTAPSGVLRPRKTIRQLSVVAAVCTYLAVILGTLVTGTGPHSGDASSPRTNLDGYLVTRIHVLPVYILVAVSVLLVVLLWARGRDDILRNAALLLIVTVVYQGAIGYWQYFTGVPAFLVALHMVGSSLLLATGTNMVDLALRRGRDSVRTA